GTAGGAAGTAGGGGCGCGTGGACGGCGGCGGACTGGGAAAGCGCCTGGGCGCCCTGTGACGAAGCCACGTATGTGGACGCCCTGGCGCTCCTGCGGCCGGACGATGTGGTGCTGGACATCGGCGCCGGTGATCTGCGCCTGGCGCGGCGCATGGCGCAGCAGTGCCGCCAGGTGATTGCGCTGGAACGGCAGGCCGCTGTGCTGGTCCGGGCCGGCTCGACGCCCCCACCGGCCAACCTGACTGCGATCTGCGCGGATGCGCTCACCTGGCCGCTGCCGGCGGGCATCACCACAGCCGTTCTGTTGATGCGGCACTGCACGCACCTGGCCGCCTACGCCGATCGTCTGCGCCGCGCGGGCTGCCGGCATCTCATCACGAACGCACGCTGGCGCCTCGGCGTGGAGTTGATCGAACTGGCCGCCGGCGTGCCCTGGAACTCAGTGGCCGGCGGCTGGTATGCCTGCCGTTGCGGCGCCGTCGGGTTCAAGCCGCTGCCCGCGGCCGGCCTGACCGCGGCGCTGCTCCAGCAGACGGCGGAAGTTCTCGACTGCCCCGCCTGCAGGGCCAGTGATTGAAATCGCGCCTGAATGGCGTGACGGCCGGGCGCCCACCTGCGACCACGCATCTTCTCAATAATTTGGGGTAGGGGCATGGCCTTGCGCCTGCCCGCGTGGGCGACCGCAAGGGTGCGCCCCTACTAACAAGGATATCGTTATGACACTGCGACTTGAAGGCAAGCGGATTGCCATCCTGCTTGAAGAAGGATTCGAGGACCTGGAGTTTTGGGTGCCCCTGATGCGCATGCAGGAAGAGGGCGCCCGCGTGACCGTCGTCGGCATCACAGCCGGCAAGACGGTCAAGAGTAAGACGGGCGCGCTGACCGCAATGACCGATGTGGCGGCGGCCGACGTGCAGGCGTCCGCTTTCGATGGCCTGATCGTGCCCGGCGGCTGGGCGCCCGACAAGCTGCGCCGCTATCCCGCCGTCACGACCCTGGTGCGCCAGGTGTACGAGCAGGGCAAGATCGTCGGCATGATCTGCCACGCCGGCCTGGTCGGCATCTCGGCCGGCATCGTGCGCGGGCATCGCAGCACCGGCAGCCTGGGTATCAAGGATGATCTCCTGAACGCCGGCGCGACCTGGGTGGATGAAGCGGCCTTCCGCGATGGCAACCTGGTGTGGGGGCGCGTCGTGCCCGACATCCCCTACTTTTGCCGGGAACTGGTGGCCGCACTCGCTTAGATCATTCCCGCTGGTCCTGAACGGTCGGGGGCGATCCGTTCGTTGCATCGTCTCCGCCTACCAGCCACAATCTCACACGAGAGGTTTCTATGGTTGGCCTCGTCATCGTATCCCATAGCTATTTCCTTGCCCAGGGCGTTCTGGAATTGGCGCGCCAGATGGCGGCCCCTGGCGTAAAAATTGCGGCGGCCGGCGGCCTGGATGGCCCCGACCATGCGCTGGGCACCGACCCCTTCATGGTGCAGCAGGCCATCGAAGCGGTGGATGGCCCCGACGGCGTCCTGGTCCTGATGGACCTGGGCAGCGCCATTTTGAGCACCGAAATGGCGCTTGAGTTTGTAACCGAAGAGACGCGGCAGCGGGTTCTCCTGTGCGAAGCCCCCCTGGTGGAGGGCGCGCTGGCTGCAGCCGTGCAGGCCGGCCTGGGCAGTTCCCTGGCCGTCACCGCGGCCGAAGCGCGCAGCGCCCTGCTGCCCAAAGCCACGCATCTGGGCGTTCAGATCGCAGGGCCTGTCGTGTCGTCCCCTGTCAGCACCACGGAGCGCGTGATCCAACTGCGCCTGACGGTGCGCAATCGCCTGGGACTGCATGCCCGACCGGCCGCGTTGTTCGTACGGACTGTGGGGCGTTTTGCCAGCAGCATGACGGTGCGCAATGTGACCCGCGGCGGGCCTGCGGTCAATGCGCGCAGCATCAACCTGGTGGCGACGCAAGCCATCCGCCAGGGCGATGAGATCGAAATCGGCGCCAGTGGAGCGGATGCTGAGGCTGCGCTGGCCGCGCTGGCGCAGTTGGCAGACACAGGCTTTGGCGACGGCATCACGCCTGTGGACAGCGCAGCGCCCTCGGCCGACGCCGCTGTGAGCGCAGCGCCCGCGCTCACAGCGGCGTCGGCCGACCTGGACGAGCCGCTGCGGTCCCTGCAAGGCATCGCGGCCGCGCCAGGCATTGCCATTGGCCCTGTCCGGCGCTTCGAGCCGACCGTGCCGCCGGTGGTGCTGCGTCAGCGGGGGGTGAGCAACCCGGCCGCCGAGTGGGAGCGCCTGCAAGGCGCCAGGCAGGTGGCGCGGCAAAACATCGAGGAGATGCACGCGCGCCTGTGGCAACAGGGCGCGGCGGCCGAAGCCGCCATTTTTGACGCGCATCTGCTGTTCCTGGATGACCCGGCGCTGTTGGAGCCAGCGCAAGCGGCCATCTTCGGGCAGGCTGATAGCGCCGAGGCGGCCTGGCACGACATCATCGAAACAACGGCTGCTGCCTACGCGGCGCTGGACGATGCCTATCTGCAGGCACGCGCGGCCGATGTGCGCGATGTGGGTCGCCAGGTGCTGTTGGCGCTGGCCGGCCAGCGCGCCACCTTCAGCCTGGATGCGCCGGCCATCCTGGTGGCCGACGACCTGGCGCCGAGTGACACCGCCAACCTGGATCGCAGTCAGGTGTTGGCCCTGTGTACGGCGCGGGGCGGTTCCACCTCGCACAGCGCCATCCTGGCGCGCACGTTGGGCATTCCGGCCGTGGTTGGTTTGGGCGCGCGCGTGTTGACCGTGCCCACCGATACGTTGATGGTGGTGAATGGCGACAGCGGCGAGGTCATCATCGCACCGGCGGCGGGCGCGGTGGCGACCTGGGAAGCGCGGCGCAGCGCCTGGCTGGATGCCCGTCAGCAGGCCGCAGCAACCAGCCAGCAGGCCGCGGTGACCACCGATGGCGTGCATGTCGAAGTGGTCGCCAACGTTGGCAGTGTGACCGATACCCTGGCCGCGGTGGCGGCGGGCGCCGAAGGGGTGGGGCTGCTGCGCACCGAATTCCTGTATCTCGATCGCGTGGTGGCGCCGTCGGAAGCCGAGCAGACCGACATCTACCAGGCCATCTTCGCGGTGATGGGGCAGCGGCCCATTGTCGTGCGCACCCTGGATGTGGGCGGCGACAAGGAACTGGCCTATATCGCCCTGGGGCATGAGGACAACCCGTTCTTGGGAACACGGGCTGTGCGCCTGTACCGGGAGCGCCCCGATCTGATCGAGCCGCAACTGCGTGCCCTGCTGCGCGCGGCCGTGGGGCGGCGTGTGCGCATCATGTTCCCGATGATTGCCACCTATGACGAGGTGGTGATGGTGCGCGGCTGGCTGGACAAGGCGCAGCGTGACCTGGCCGCGGCCGGCGTACCCGCGCCCACCGATCTGCAGGTTGGCATCATGATCGAGATTCCGGCGGCGGCTGTGCTGGCCGACAAACTGGCGCCCGCGGTTGATTTCTTCAGCATCGGCACGAACGACCTGACGCAGTACACCATGGCGGCCGAACGGGGTAATCCGCGTGTGGCGTATCTGACCGATGCGCTGCACCCGGCCGTGCTGCGCCTGATTGCCCAGGTGATTACGGCTGCGCATGACCACGGACGCTGGGTGGGGGTCTGCGGCGAGCTGGCCGGCGACCTGACCGCCATCCCCATCCTGCTTGGGCTTGGGCTGGACGAGTTCAGCATGAACCCGGCTGCGATTCCACCCGCCAAGCAACTTCTGCGCACACTCAACCGCCAGGCGCTGCGCGATCTGGCGTCGCATGTGCTGACGCTGAACTCGGCGCAGGCGGTGCGCGCGGCGGTGCGCGCGGCCCTGCCCGCAGGTTAAGGCAGCGGGCAAAGTGGCAAAGGTTGGCTGGAGGATGAACGCAGTTAATTCGGCGCCCGTTTTTTGATCTTTGACAAAAATGGATTTACCGGTTATTATGATATTGCCCTACCTCAAGTGCGGTCATGTGGCCGCTCGTGTTCGATGTCCGATGTCCGATGTTCCATACGAAAGGAGTCAAGAGATCATGCACAGCCAGATGTCAATTGACCGTTTTCATGCGATGATGACGTCATCCAAGCCGGATAGCCCACTGATGGCTACTCTGCGCCAGGTGAAGATCGTGCAGGGGCCGGAGCGCATTGCGCTGCGCAGCTCCAAGGGTGTCAGCCCATATTACGTGTGGACTGGGTGGAACCTCTGATCCTTGTTGGTCCGCCGAACCGGACTACTGGGTGGCGCGCCAAACCATTTCATAAGACCATAGCGTGTGGGGTATCCCACACGCTATGGTTTTGTTAGCTGTGCTGCGCCCTGTACTCCATAGCCGCTCGCCTGGAGGCGCCGTATGACGAACGATCACATCATGGGTTTGTTGTTGGCCATTCCGGAGATTGCGGCCTGGCCGCAGATGGCAACCATTTTGACGCGCACGGCCGACAAGGTGCGCATGGATTGGCTGCTGCCTGTGTTGGGTTGTCAGGCGGTCGGCGGCGGGGAAGATGACGCGCTGCCGGGCGTGGCGGCCATTGCCTGTACGCAGATCAGCATCATTCTGGCCGATGATCTCCTGGACGAAGACCCTCGCGGCGAGCATCAGCGGATCGGCGTCGGCCAGGCGGCTAACCTGGCGTTGGCCTTCCAAGCCGCGGCCTTCCGTGTGATTGACCTGGCGCCCATCAGCGCGTCGCTCCGTGCGGCGGTGCAGGGCAGCCTGGCGGCCCTGGCCCTGAAGACGGCATACGGCCAGTGGCTCGATGTGCAGAATTTCCAGGGCGAAGATGACTATTGGAAGGTCGTCGAGGCGAAGAGCACACCGTTCTACGGCGCTGCCCTGCAGGTGGGCGCCCAACTCGGCGGCGCCAGTCCTGACGTGGTCACCGCCCTCTATGCCATTGGCGTGCAACTGGGCGAGATCGTGCAGTTGTTCGATGACCTGGAAGATGCCTTGCAGGTTCCGGCTGGGCCTGACTGGACACAGGGGCGCAACAACCTGCTGATCCTCTATGCCCGGTCGGCCCCGCATGAAGGGCGCGCGTATTTTGTGGATCTCCTGTCACGCGTGGCTGAGCCGGCAAGTTTGCGGCAGGCGCAACAACTCCTCATTGACAGCGGCGCTGTCAGCTACGCCATGTACCAGGCGGTGATGCGTTATCAGGCCGCGCGGCAGCGCCTGGCTGACCTGCATCTGCCCCACCCCGAGCCGATTCAACAGGCGCTGACGGCGCAGATGGCTCCTCTGAGTACGCTGTTGCAGCAGCTTGGGCTTGAAGTCCCTCCCGAATTGATGATCTAGGGAGTGTATCGTGGATCGAGGCTCTGATTCTGCACCACACGTGGCGCCCAGGAGTCTCCCGCAGCGGGCCAGGCAAGCGGCCGCCGGCCTACGGCTGGATGGCTCGTTGGCGTTTGTGGCCCTGGCCATGCTGGGCATTTGCTTACTCTACACCTTTGCCTATCCTTTGCTGGGTCACTATCCCGGCCTGAGCTTGACCTACGATTGGGTTGTGCTGGATACCGACGACTGCGATCCCGCCCGCGACTGGTGCCGCCAAAACCAACTCCAGGTGCTGCCCGGCGATCGTTTGCTCCGAATTGGCGACTTGACCTATGCCGCGTACACGAACGACCGTGCGCTGGTACCGTTTGGAGCCTACCGAGCCGGCGACCCGGTGCCGGTCATTCTGGAGCGGGACGGTCAGACGGTGCAGATCAACTGGCAGATGCCTGGAACTTCCGGCCAGGTCTGGAACATCGTGCTGTTCAATCTGCTGTTCATGCTGCCTTTCTGGCTGGCTGGCACTGTCGTCATGCTCTTCCTGCGTCCGCGTGACGCGCGCTGGGGCCTGTTGGTACTCTTCAACTACCTGATTGCTACCTGGCTGGTAGCCGGCTTTACCTCGAACACGCATCTCGCCGGCTCGGCCTATGTCGTGCGCATGGCGGGATGGCTCATGATACCCGTTTTTGTCCATCTGCATCTCCACGTGCCCAACCCATTACCGCGCCTGCGTACACAGATTTCCCTGACGCCGTTTTATCTTATCCCTGTGATCCTGGCCGTGTGCGAGCTGTGGGCCTGGCCGCCTCCGCGCGCGTACATCGTGGGCGATGCCCTGGCGGTGCTGGCCAGCCTGGCTCTCATCATCTATCGCCTGCTCAATCCCATGTCGCCTTCGGACCGGGTGGCCGCGCGCCTCATGTTGGCCGGTGTGGCCCTGGCGTTTGGCCCTGGCCTGATCCTGTGGGTGATTCCCATCTTGATTGATGTCAATTCGCCGGCTGTCAACGTTGTGGCGTTTGCCACGCTGGTTTTGCCGGTGCTGCCCCTGTTCTACACCTATGCTGCCTACAAGCATCGCCTGGGCACCCTGGAGTTTCGCGCCAACCGGCTCTTGAGCACCTACAGCTTCATTTCGCTGTACGGCACGGCGTTTCTGTTCATCTTTTCGATCCTGGGGCGCTGGCTGCGCCTCAGCACCAATGCCCTGCTGGCCTACCTCGTCTTCTCGGCCATTTTTGTCATCGCGGCCTTGCCGCTGCGCCAGCGTTTTGTACGCCTCGTGGATCGTCTGGCCTACGGCACTGCCCATGACCCGGACGATCTGATTCGCGCCTTCGCCAATCGCATCCCCCAGGCGCTGACGCCTGAGGATTTGGTACAACTGCTGGTGCGCGAAGTGATGCCCAGCCTCCTGATCCGCCAATCGGCCCTGGTTGCCATCCCGCGCGATGGGCCGCCCGCGCAGAGCAACGTCAATGTCGAACTCGTCTATGCCGAGAATGTCGCCGTGCCTGGCCAGTGGTCGCTGTCCACCCTGGACGATGTGTTGGCCGACGCGGGGCGTTACCGCTTCCGTGAAGCCACTGAATCAGTGCAGGTTCTGGGTTGGGTCAGGCTGGCAGTGACGCTGGCGATTGGGGAAAGGCGTCGCGGTATCTGGTTGTTGGGGGAGAGACACCCCGACGATTTCTACCCGCAGAAGGACATTGATCTGCTGACTACCCTGGGCAACCAGGTGGGCATGGCGTTGCACACCGCCAGTCTACTCTCGGAGAGCCGGCGTTTTGCGCAAGATCTGAAGGCGCTGCACTCGGTCAGCAGCGTGGTGGCCAGCTCGCTGCAGCCGCAGGAGGTTTACAAGCGCACGGTCGAGACGCTGGCGCAGGTCTTCGGTTACAGCTTCGTCAGCATCTATCGTGCCGAGGGCGAGCGTCTGCATCTGCAATACCAGGTGGGGTATGACCCGCAGCACCTGATCCAGGAGCTGCCGCTGACGACCGGGGTGATGGCGCGGGCCGTGCGCAGCGGGCAACCCCAGTTTGTGCAAGATGTAAGCCTGGATCACGATTTCCAGCGTGAGTCGCCCACGTTGGTCTCGGAGATTGCCGTTCCGGTGCGCAGCGCCGACCAGGTGGTGGGCGTCATCAATGTCGAGTCCGCGGCGCCCGGTCAGTTGACCACCAATGACCTCGATCTGCTCTTGATTCTGGCCAATCAACTGGCCATTGCCATCACCAACGCTGGCTTGTTCGACACCGTGGCACGCCAGGTGCAGCAGTTGGAGCTGCTGCGCGAGATCAGCCTGCACATGGCCAGCAGCCTCGACCTGAAACAGGTGTTAGACACCATCGCGGCGGCCGCGATGGCTCTGATGCGACCGGGCAACATTCACATCTTTCTGTACGACCAGGCGCAGGATCGCTTTACCTTTGGCCATGCCCTGTGGCAGGATGGCCGCCGCACCCCGGTGACGACGACCCTGCGGCCGCATGGCCTCAGCTACCAGGTCGTGCGCGGGGCCGCGCCGGTGGTCGTGGATCATGCCGATCACCATCCACTCTATGCCGATTGGGCCGACCGAGCGACTGTGCCCCAGTCTATTGCCGGCGTCCCGTTGATGCGGGCCGGCCGCGCCCTCGGTGTCTTCACCACCGCTTTTTTTGACCGCCAGACGATCGCCAGCCAGGATCAGCAGCTGCTCACCATGCTGGCCGACCAGGCTGCAGTGGCCGTGGACAACGCGCAGCTCCACGCCACCGCGCTGCGCCGCGTGCGCGAGTTCGAATCCCTGCGTCAGGTGGAGCTGGCGCTGGCGAGCAATCTCAATTTGCATCAGCTCTTGCAAACCATCGTGGCCCAGGTCATTGCCCTGGTGGATGCGCAGGGCGGGGGGCTTTACATCTATTTGCCTGAGCTTGATCAGCTTGAGTTACGCGTGTCACAGCAGCCGGCGTCCTGGCCAGGCGATTTTTCTGGGACGCGTTTACAGCGCCATGAAGGATTGGCCGGCGCCGTCCTGGCGTCCAACCAGATCATCATGACCAATGACTATCACGCCAACTTCAGCAGTACACCCTTTGCCGATGTGCCTGTTAGCTCGGTCCTGGGCGTGCCATTGACCTGGGGTAGTGAATTTTTGGGTGTCCTGACGATCTTCAACACCGATACGGGGCGTGCATTCAATCTGGACGATCAGCGCGTGGTGAGTCTGCTGTCCGGCCAGGTGGCTGTGGCCATCGTCAATGCCCGCCTGTATGAGGATGCCCGTTTGCGCGCCGAGAAATTGGCCGTGGCCTATGCCGAGCTCAAGCAGCTCGACCGCCTGAAAGACGAGTTCGTGCAAACGGTTTCGCACGAACTGCGCACGCCCTTGACCTTCGTGTGCGGCTATGTGGACCTGCTGTTGGAAGACGTGATGGGTACACTCAACCCGCAGCAGCGCGAGGCGCTCTCGATCGTGTCTGATCGCGCCGCCGCTACGGTGCGTCTGGTGAACGACATCATCAGTATGCAGCAGGCGGAGATGGAGCCGCGCCAGCCGCAGCCGGTTGACCTGGCCGACCTGGTGCAGACGTGCGGCGAAAGCGCGCGCATGACCGCGCTCAGTCATGGCATCGAGATGGAAGTGATGGTCGCCCCGAACTTGCCCCCGGTTCTGGGTGACGCCGATCGCTTGGGCGAGGTGCTCGATAACTTGCTTGCTAACGCCATCAAGTTCAGCCCCAACGGCGGCATCATCCGGGTGACGGCCGCGCCAGCGCTGGCCCGCCTGGGCGACGACGACGCACAGGCGGGCATCAAGGTCACAATCCAAGACCAGGGCATCGGCATCGCGGCCGACCAGCAGACGCGCATCTGGGAGCGGTTTTACCAGGTGGACAGCACCAAGACGCGGCGCTTTGGCGGCACCGGCCTGGGGCTGGCCATTGCCAAGCGGATCGTGGTCGCGCATGGCGGGGTGGTGGGGGTCGAGAGTCAATTGGGCGCCGGGAGTTCCTTCTGGTTCATCGTGCCTGCCTACCAGCCAGCGGGCTGAGCGCACTCAGCCCAGCGCGCCCGACCAGACCAGCGCAAAGTCCTGCGGACCGCGGGCCACGTTGTAGGCGCGCACGGTGATCAGGTGGCGGCCAGGCGCCGGCTGTGCGAGCAGCACCATCTCCACGTTGTTCTTGCGGTCGAAGCCGCGGTTGAAGGGGGCCGTGAACTGATTGCCATGATAGTTTTGGCCGCTTGGCGAGGTGACAATCAGATCGAGGTCGTTCACCAGGCTCGCGGTTTGACCGGCCGAACCAGGGTAGTCGCTCCAGGCGAGCGTCACCTTGAGCGGCTGGCTGCTGTCAGCGACGACGGCTGCCAGGCGCACCGAACGGCCCGTGGTCAGGCCGCGGGTGCGTTCGTACATACTGATGACGCGCGGGGCTGGCGGTTGCACACAGTTCGTCACATGCACATGGCCCCAACCCTGTTCGAAATCATAGGGCGTGCCCTCCGCGGGCGTTCCGTAGCGGTAGGGGCGGTAGTCAGCGCCGTGCAGCAGTAGGGCTTTGAGCAGGGCCGCGCTGGGATTGCGGCGCCCCTGCTGGCGCAGAAATTGGCGCAGTAAGGCCAGCGCGCCGGTCGTGAGCGGCGTCGCCATGCTGGTCCCGCCATTCACCATGTAATCGTGCGGCAGTGGCGGATAGTCGCCCCAGCCGTGGTTGCCGTCCAGCAGATGGGAGCGGGTGGAGACGATATTGGTGCCGGGTGCAATCACATCTGGCTTGATGCGTCCATCGCGGGTGGGGCCGCGGCTGCTGAACGCGGCTACGTCATCCTCGTGATCGCTGGTTCCGTCCTGGCAGATCGGATCGTGCGGATAGTAACCGGGCCACAACTGACCCCAGGTGGCCTGGTAGCCCAACCCGCTGCGTGTGCTTTCGGCCGCGCCCACGGCGATGCAGTTTTTGGCAGTTGCCGGCGGCGTAATGCTGCCCGGGTCAACCCTGCCATCGCGATCGGCGTCGGCGCCATCATTGCCGGCTGCGACGACTACCACGAAATCTTTGTGCTCCCAGACGAAGCGGTCGAGCGCTTCCGAGAAGTTGTCATACGCGCCGTAGGCGCCGCCGCCCCAACTGTTGTTGTGAATCCGGACACCAGCCTCGTAAGCTTTGTTGAAGAAGGCGTAGAGGTCAGCCGGCAGTCCGGCGAGTCCAAAAGGGGCGGGGGCCCTTCCGTAGCGCTGTTGAAAGGCCCGACGGTAGGCGGGCGTCCACTCCAGACCCTGTTCGATAGCCTGAAAGACCAGGGTTGCCTCGGGGGCAACACCGCGGATCAGTTCAGTGTCGCTGGCCGAGGCCGCGCCGGAACCGAGGATGGAACCGGCCACGTGCGTGCCGTGCCCCGAATCGAGATCGGCCGGGCCATCATTACCGTCCTTGTTCAGAATCACGCTGTTGTAGTCGGCCGAGATGGGCCAGCTCTGAATGGCAGCCACGCGACCGGCGAAATCGGGGTGGATGTTGTCCGGTTCCCCGGAATCAAGCCCGGTGTCGGCAACGCCGACGATCTCGCCTTTGCCGGTCAACCCCGGCGCGTGCGGCGGCGCCACCTCCACCACGTGCATCAGGCGGACGGCCACGTTGTTACGCACCTGTCGCAGCAAGAACTGATCCACCGATTTGACGCCATGGATACTGGCCAGGGCCAGCACCTTCCCCTGCAGATCGGTCGTGCCCGGTGCAAACGAAACGCTGATCACGTGCGTGGTGGCGTCAGGCGTTTCACCCAGGTTGCCCCCCAGGGCCTCGATGATCGGCAGCGCAGCTTGCAGCAATTCTGGCGTAAAGAAGCTCACGGTGAACGTGCTGATGAGCGGCTCCGACACCGGCGGCTCGGCCACGACCGTCCCCCTGAACGCCCTGGTGGCCGTGGCGGCGTCATGTCCCTGCGGCCCCACACCGCGGCGTACCGGCTCCGCCAGGCTCTCGCGCAGGTCGGGCGATACCCGTAGGCTAGGCTCGTAATAGCCGATCCAGCGCACAAAATCAAGACGGTGTACGGTTTCGTACGCGTCCTCGGACAGCTCGACCACGTAGGCATACGAGGGCAGCGGTTCACGCAAGGTGCCGCCCGCCTCGGCCACGGCTTGCAGCCACTCATCCTTGATGGGGCCGATGAACTGCACCAGGTAATGGTGCGGCACCGCGTCCATCGCTGATACGCCGCGTGTGCCAACGGCCGCGGTCGAGATGGACGGCGGGGAGACAGAGGTATCAATGATCTCCCCGCCGACATCAATCTCATCAATGCCGTCCAACACCTCGATGGAATAACCGTCGTCTGTCAACCGCTCGAGCTGCTGGGCGGTCACTTCAACCAGCATCGAATCGGCATAGGTGGTCAGCACCGACGAAACCTGGCCCTTGAGCGTGCGTTGCTGGCGCTTATTAGCGTAAATGACTGCTGTTTGCAGCATGGGCAACCTCCTTTTATTTCCTCAGATGCACGTTCGAATCCGCGCCGGGCGGCAGCGCGTCACGAATCTTGCGCAAATCTTCATCACTCCAAACACCCTCTCCCAAGTAGTGTAACACCAGACGCACGGACGCGCAAGACAACTTCGATCTCCTCTCTCCTCTCTTTCAACCACAAATCAACCGCCCTCCACGTAGCTCTCTGGTCTCTGATCTCTGATCTCCGCTCTCCAATTGCCCATCTCTCTGACTTGCATTACAATCCCGCTGCTTCAGTTTACGAATCAATCATCAAGCCAGTTACCCAGGAAAGGGATACGAGCATGACCGACCGTTTGGACATCATGGAGATTGACACCGACAGCCGTTACTGGCGTCAGCAGTTCCTGAGCTTGCCGTTTCGCCTGTATCGTCATGTGCCGCAGTGGGTGCCGCCGCTGGCGCCGGACGCGGCGTTGATGTTGAACCGTGAGCGCCACCCCTTCTTTCGTCACTCGGACGCCATCTTCTTGTTGGCGAGGCGCAATGATGAAACCATCGGCCGCCTGGCCGTGCTCGACAACGCCAACTACAATGCCTACAACCACGAGCGCAGCGCGTTCTTTTATCTGTTCGAGTGTATTG
The window above is part of the Candidatus Amarolinea dominans genome. Proteins encoded here:
- a CDS encoding S8 family serine peptidase: MLQTAVIYANKRQQRTLKGQVSSVLTTYADSMLVEVTAQQLERLTDDGYSIEVLDGIDEIDVGGEIIDTSVSPPSISTAAVGTRGVSAMDAVPHHYLVQFIGPIKDEWLQAVAEAGGTLREPLPSYAYVVELSEDAYETVHRLDFVRWIGYYEPSLRVSPDLRESLAEPVRRGVGPQGHDAATATRAFRGTVVAEPPVSEPLISTFTVSFFTPELLQAALPIIEALGGNLGETPDATTHVISVSFAPGTTDLQGKVLALASIHGVKSVDQFLLRQVRNNVAVRLMHVVEVAPPHAPGLTGKGEIVGVADTGLDSGEPDNIHPDFAGRVAAIQSWPISADYNSVILNKDGNDGPADLDSGHGTHVAGSILGSGAASASDTELIRGVAPEATLVFQAIEQGLEWTPAYRRAFQQRYGRAPAPFGLAGLPADLYAFFNKAYEAGVRIHNNSWGGGAYGAYDNFSEALDRFVWEHKDFVVVVAAGNDGADADRDGRVDPGSITPPATAKNCIAVGAAESTRSGLGYQATWGQLWPGYYPHDPICQDGTSDHEDDVAAFSSRGPTRDGRIKPDVIAPGTNIVSTRSHLLDGNHGWGDYPPLPHDYMVNGGTSMATPLTTGALALLRQFLRQQGRRNPSAALLKALLLHGADYRPYRYGTPAEGTPYDFEQGWGHVHVTNCVQPPAPRVISMYERTRGLTTGRSVRLAAVVADSSQPLKVTLAWSDYPGSAGQTASLVNDLDLIVTSPSGQNYHGNQFTAPFNRGFDRKNNVEMVLLAQPAPGRHLITVRAYNVARGPQDFALVWSGALG